The stretch of DNA ACACAGATGCTGGAGTCCCCATGATGTTTTCCAGATGCCTTAGCTAAGGGAGTGCATTGACAAAAACCTACCTCTCCTCTTCAAATTGCTTTCATTTGCTCTCTCCCTCAGTTCTTAAAGCAGAGACTCAATTCTCTCCTGCAGCTCACTGTCTTGTTAAAGAGACACTTCCTTGGCTCAGCAAACTTCCTTGATATAATCCTTTAAAGAATGGTGTACTCTGCAGACACATGGCTTTTCTCCATCTTCAGAATAGGCTGATGGTCTCTCTTAATGCCTTTGTGTGCTAACTGCACATACAGTATCAGCACCATCCTGGTGTTGTCCTTGCTTCATTATAAGATTCTCTTCTTATGCTTGGGTCTGTGTGTGGCATTTCCCattgcagcctgtgtgtgtataaaggaCTTCTGGCCTGTGTTTCATCCTGCCTGATTAGCCATTAGCCAGTGGCTGCCCTCTCTGCTTCTCCCCCTACTGTCAGAGAATCTGTCACCATCGTCGTTCAAGCCGAAGCCCTTCAAAGAAATCGTGTACACACAGTGAGAGCTCAGGCAACTGCCAGGCCTAATTCCAGCCCACATTTTGGGGTTTTAATGACCTCAGGCAGTGGAATTACCCTGTCACAGTTTCTCTGTGGGCTGCTGTCTCATGAATGTTCACCCTGTCCTCATGCTAATGGTAACTGAGATGAGAGCATCTGTCCGAATCTGCCTCTTCTCTGCTCTGCACCCACAGGCCTGGTCGTGAAAGCAAACAGACACTGGATATTGACAGTGGTTGTCTCTGTCTGCCTTAAGTTGCTGTTGTcataatataaaacacagaGTTGTTTGGCTTTTCTGTTACTTTGAGAGCATACTGGCTCAAAAGACATCATCTCTAAATATGACCCAGTCAAAGaatgacaaacaaaaagctGATAGCAGGAAGTGCACATTTCTGCAATGTACCGGTATTTATTTACTGAATGACCTTTTAAGAACAGGTGCATATTGAATTAATGTATGTGGTCCTGTTCTGTCTTTAATACCTCACCTCTTTTAATGTTTCATGTCCATCTCTTTCGCAGGACTCCCTGTCAAATGAACGTGACTATGAAAGTGtagtgatgatgaggatgaggcaGGCTGCCGAGCGCCAGAGACTCATACAGCAAATGCAGAGAGAGGACGAGGAAGACGCTGCCACGTCATAGCAGCCTGCTTAAAGCTTTTGTTTCATAAAgcctcttctgtgtgttttgttctaaTTGTTTATATGTGGCATGCTACATGgaaaaataaactttttaattttttttgtgtactttccttttttcttgATAGTGTAAGAAATATGTGTGAGCTTTCAATACTAAGCTGTCAGCTCCAAATGGTACAAGTCCCAGTACACTGGAAAAATATTACAAACTACACATCGTAGCATACATAACATACATAACAGAGTGAGGTGTTTCACTATGGGAAAACGCCTTGGGCGTGATCAACTACGGAACCACTCTCAATATGACCAAAGGATTCAGCTGTCAGAGGGCTTTAGAGCTCATATTTGAAGAGAGCCAGGCACACAGCAATGTGGAAGAGGAAAATGTGTCAGAATATGAAGACAATTCTGAGAGTGAATTTGAAGATGACCAGGAACAGGCACTGAACATGCAAAGAGCTCCAGATGAAGCACTacaaggagctgctggagcagccCAAGAGCCAGCCACTGGAAGAGGCCGACAGATATCTTTGTCAAAAATTGGAAAGGCTGTATGGTCTTCATCCCCAGTGGAAGAACCCCCTTGCTCAGCTGCTAACATAATACGGATGGTACCAGGGCCCACAAGATTTGCAGTGATGCATGTTCAGGATGTAAAGTCATCCTTTGAGCTGCTGATTCCTTACTCAATTCAGAAAATTGTTCTGGATATGACCAATCTTGAAGGGAGACGTGTTTTTGGTGAGCAGTGGAAAGAGGTGGATTTCATGCATCTGCATGCCTACTTTGGCATCTGTCATCTGAAAGTCTGTGGGATGCTGAGACAGGGAGAGCGATTTTTAGAGCCACAATGTCTCTGAAGAGCTTCCATGTAATTTCAAGAATCATCAGATTTGACAACCAGGAATCAAGACCTGTAAGACGGCGTGTAACTGGGGATGAACGACTTGTGGGGATTACAGGCCGCTGCCTTTTCAGGCAATATATGCCCTCAAAACCAGCAAGGTACGGCATCAAAATCTGGGCTGCCTGTGATGCTGTTTCATCTTATGCATGGAACATGCAAATTTATACAGGGAAGCCAGAAGGAGGGGTTGCTGAAAGAAACCAGGGAACACGAGTGGTGCTAGATATGTCACAAGGTCTAAGTGGTCACAACATTACCTGTGACAACTTTTTCACATCATACAACCTGGGACAGGAGCTTCTCAAAAGAAAGCTGACAATGGTTGGAACAATGTGCAAAAACAGGACGGAGCTCCTACCTGAGGTTCTAACTGTGAAGAAAAGGCCTGTGCATTCCTCTAACTTCCTGTTCACAGTCAACACTGCTCTGGTATCGTACATACCAAGAAAGTTCAGAGTTATGCATaatttgacagtgacagtggatattaaaattacaaaaacaaatcaaacttcCATTTTTAATTGTGTTCTAGTAGGGATTGCAATAATTTAACATATATGTTGTCTGATGTTTGAAATTGAGATAAAGGTCATATATGTTAATGACTTATGAAGTTGCTTTTAACACCCCAAATATGTCCCGGGTCAATTTGACCCGAGGGATACCAGAGGGTccaaaatgtgaagaaaacacaagggTTAACCATTACTATGAAAGGATCGTGCTGATGAGGTTGAGGTATGCTGCGGAGTACCAGAGTATCATAGAGGAAATGCTGAGAGAGAACAAGGAAGCCACGCCATAGgagcttttgtttttaaagcctCAGTTGTGTTGTAATTGTTTATGCTACATGggaaaataaacttttaaatttttttgtgtactttcctttttttcttgatAGTGTAAGAAATATGTGTAAGCTTTCAATACTAAGCTGTCAGCTCCAAATGGTACAAGTCCCAGTACACTGGAAAAATATTACAAACTACACATCGTAGCATACATTTGTATGTTTGGTGTTTATATGCAGTGAGGGTTTAGTCTTCATTCTCTTGTCAGATGAGGAGATTGGCTGTATAACAAGAACACATAATCAAAGTAGTTCAATGATGTAATTTGCATCTGTCCACTGTTGTCTGGCTAAATGTGACAACCCATTACCTCATTACTGTAGCCAAACAAGTGTAATGTAAAAATCATTCTTTTCTGTTGCCAGCACACTCATTCAAAACCTCTGTGAAATGAGCAGAGTGTTAGTAGTAATCCAAACCGCAGACTATGTGGAAACCCTTTCTCCCCCATGTTAAACCTGTAATCAGGCTGCAATTTGAACACTAGGTAGGCTTTTATGGAATTCTTGTGGCCTCGTGTGATGAAAAGTGAGCATTGTCTGAAGGCCCTCCATTATAGATTTGCTGGGTAAGATGATTGCTCTCTGGGCTTTGTATACAATGTATCTACAGCTCTTCTTTAGACTGATAAGGACGTGTGCGCTGCAGTATAAAGACCATATAACACTGTTGAGCTCTAGGCTTTGTTTCTtgattatctgtaattgcatgtAAAGTACAGTTAAAACAGAGGGTTACTTGCATAATCCCTGGTTCTTTGATAACAGAGTGAGGTGTTTCACTATGGGAAAACGCCATGGGCGTGATCAACTACGGAAGCTCCAATGACATCACGTCTGTCTGTGACAGACTGGTCGAGCCGTACTCGGGGCCCCGCCCCCCTCTATTAACACGGCCGACCAACCCCTCCTGCTCATTCTAAGCAGATTTCTTCCCGTGTCCTGCAAGGAGGGAAGTGTTGGTGAAACACCCCACACTGTTAGGGATTACGCAAGTAACCCTAACAGTGTTCTTTTTCTAACTTTGTTCGGTGTTTCACTATGGGAGATATAGCCCACTCCCGAATTGCATCTGCTCCCTGACGCCGTGACCCTCGACGACTAAAGAGAGACCTTCACCGCAGATCAGTAACACCTGCCTCCAGCACAGCCTGAGACAGACTGATGCACAACATTAAGCCTATAAAACCGCACAAACGTGTGAGGCGTTGCCAAACTTGCCGCTGTGCAAATATCCTGAACCGACACTCCCCTGAATAGGGCCCATGATGAGGCCATGCTTCTGGTAGAGTGGGCTCGCACTCCCAACAGAGGCTGAGAGCCCTTACACCTGTAAGCAACCGAAATGGCCTCTACAATCCAGTGTGACAACCTTTGACGGGACAATGGCTTACCCTTATGAGGAGTGGCCCAGGAAACAAACAACTGATTGGTTATCCTAAACCCAGCTGTTCTGTCAACATACACCCCCAGAGCCAATAATTCCAAAGTTGGACATCTGTAAGAAGACTCCATTACTTTAGGCACAAAAGCCGGGTTAGGCCGTAGGCAAGCCTTAGCCCGCCCCGGGGCCAATTGCAGACAAGAGGGATGGACTGACAAAGCCTGTAAGTCACTCACTCTCTTTGCAGTGGTCAGTGCCAGAAGCAACGCATTACTATGAAAGGATCGTGCTGATGAGGTTGAGGTATGCTGCGGAGTACCAGAGTATCATAGAGGAAATGCTGAGAGAGAACAAGGAAGCCATGCCATAGgagcttttgtttttaaagcctCAGTTGTGTTGTAATTGTTTATGCTACATGGGAAAATAAACTTTTAAGACTCTGCCATGCCAGTTTTAATTGAAAGAAATTTCAATCCCACCACCTCAATAGCCTCAAAAGGGTGGTTTGAAAGGGCATCCAGTACCAGCAACAAATCCCACAAAGGCACCAGTGGCCTGGACACTGGGAGTTTGCGGCGGGCCCCCTTCATAAAGCGACACACCAAAGGGTGTTGCCCTGCTGACTTATCATCAAACCCCACATGACAAGCCGAAATAGCCGCCAAATAAACCTTAATTGTGGAGAAAGCTTTTCCTTTATCCAACAAttcctgcagaaaacacagcaccTCCACCACTGAACACTGAAAGGGGACAGTGCCCCTATCGTGGCACCATTTTTCAAAAATCTGCCACTTGCCACTGTAAAGTGCGCGGGTGGAGGAGGCTCTAGCATTCTGAATAGTGTCAATGACCTCAGGAGGCAGACCTGCCGCATTCAAGTTCCACCTCTCACTGGCCAggcccacagagacacctgttctGGATGAGGATAAATCTCTCCCCGAGCCTGGGAAAGAAGATCCCTGCGTATGGGGAGTGGCCATGGCTCGTCTGCCAGAAGCTGAATTATCTCTGCTATCCAATGTTTGGATGGCCACCGCAGGGCCACCAAAATTAGAGACAGCCCCTGCTCCCGCACTCTGGCCAGCGTTGGAGAAATCAGGCTGAGTGGCGGAAAAGCATACAACAGAACATTCGGCCAGGGGTGGGCCAGAGCGTCCACACCTAGTGGTGCACTTGCGTCTGACAGGGAGAAGAACAGCCGGCACTGAGTGTTTTCCTGAGAGGCGAAGAGATCTACGTCTGCTTGGCCGTATCTCTGCCAAATCTGTGCCACCACCTGCGGGTGGAGCCCCCACTCCCCGTACAGAGGGTTCCTCACAAGGCTCTCTCACCTGTGACTGCTAGCCCCATGACACGGCCACATCCCTGCACTGCTCCCCTGGAGGAGCGTAGGAGAAGATCATTCACCACACATATCTCATCCCAGAGGAGGGGGTTGGGAGCCTGTGAATCCAGCTGACGACCCATCTCCTCCAGTATCTCAGCCTGATAAGctgacagcagtgtgacagcGTTGAGGGAGCACACTGACTGAGCCGCATATTTGTACATCCTCTGGTAAATAGATGCGGTTAGGCGATCTGATTTACTAGGCAGAGAGATACTGGAAGAAGCTGAGACTGATCGGCGATTGGATGGAGGTGGTATGCCACTGAAGGCTCTACCGCCGGGGGTTCGGCCAGCCCCAGCTCACCCATCCCATGGATCTCCAGCTTAGAACAACCCCTGGTTGGGAGTTTGCTCCTGAAGGGACTGGGCCAGTAACGCTTCATCTCCTTCATACATGCAGGCACTGCTGGTAAGAGCTGTTTGGGTGAAGGCTGGGCTAGCGGGAGCCTCTTACCATCGTACAGGTCCCGCTCCGTTCCCTCAGCACCCTGGGCTGCAGGCCATGCAATTCCCAGCTTGGCCGCAGCCCGTTTGCAGACTTAATATAAGTCGCTGTCCATTGGTGGAACAACCTCAGTAGCACTAGATGGTCTAGACTGTTGAGGTGGAAAAGAagagccctcctcctcttcctcctccatgtccacCATGTCGAGGAGGTCAGAGTTAGCGTCACACTCTGTGTCCTCATCTCCCAGCCCCCTGTGATCCAAATCCTCGAACAGCGGGAGCATAACTGGGGATTTGGTGTCCATCAAGTCCGCCCAGCTCTTAGAAGCTCGCGCCTGATGGACGTCGGGCGTGGGAGTGGCTGCTGCCAGGCAGGGATCCTGACTGTTAGCTACAGCTACTCTTAATCTCCTTTCCAAAATTTTCTCCGGCAATGAAGCACAATGGGAGAAAGATTGCGGGTCAGCTAGCGCAGCCTGGGCGTGTTTAGGGCCCATGCACGCTATGCACATCGTGTGAGGGTCCCTGCCCGAGATGGTTGCACCGCATGATGTGGGACACGGGCGGGATGCAGCCTCTTTAGCCTTCGGCTCCGACCCTTTGGCGGGGGTGACGGCCGTAGACATTCTAGTGGAAAGGGAGATAGGCCAAGTGAAACACCGAACGAAGTTAGAAAAAGAACTAAACTGTACTGTCTGAAATGTTGGAGAAATCCCTTCTTTAGAAGAGTTTGATGATGTAGTTTGGCCTACGTTACCTCACTTGtacacatttttattcagaTTATAAACACAACATGTTTCAGTTGGACGGTGGATTAGATCCTGAACTCTTTcttggcaaaaaaataaaaaaaggagactGTCTTGTCGCTATCGTGAGGTTGCAAGGCAACCGACATTAGGTAGTCACTCCTCCTGTCCAAGAAATAGTCTGGCACAGAATCCTCTTTTCTACCGCATCTGCCTTTAGATttgaagacacagacacattttttatcaGTCTCCTCATCTCTCagggagtttttttgttttgtttgtgcgaGAACCATTAAATAGTAAAGTAGTTTGGTGAGTTTTAAAAGTAAAACTCACCAAACAACAACTTATCCATGGTAGTAATGCTTTTTAACTCACCTTAAGAAAATTTGTCCAGAATCATAAACCTAAACAGAACTCTCGTATTCTTAATGTTGCAGCCTCTACAAGAGTTTCTTCTTGTTCAATTTCTGGGAATGATTAATGATTAAATGTGGAAGTCCTGCTTTATTTTCACCAAGGTATCCGTGGTACCAGAAGTTCACTAGACAGCAGCAGGGCACAGACTGTGTACTGAACGATCTGTGTTTTGAACTGAGGCTTGAATGATACACTCTCTGCTCCTGGTGGACTTGCATTACCTTGTTTAGAATAATTTTATGTGGGATCTTTAAACTGCTGTTGTCAGAAACTGTTTGCTTATGTAACAGATATCTACAACATTCTGTCTTCCTTATGTTCCCTGAAGTTGCAtgccactgctctgtgacccaCATTAAGTCAGGCCTTACAGTGCCAGACAGTTGCGGTCACCATGGGTTTTGTAACCAGGTCCTCTGCCATCCTCATAGTCTGTTTTTTCCTGTCCCATGGGGGGACTATGGCGTAATggtgtgtctgtatttggaggCCTATGCGGCAGTGCTTTTGCCTGTTGTTGTGTCATTTAGGAGCCGTGTGGCAGCTTCTCAACATCCGATCCAGTCATCCATCTCCCTGCTACTCCTATGCTGCCTCAACATGGCTCTGTTACACAATGTCCAGCTGTGGAGTGGAGTGGTGTGGTGGGAGAcatctgctcctctcctcctgcaaaATCCCCTCATCACATGGTTTTGTTTATGCATAGCCTTTTTTAATATCCcagcaaatgtaaaaaaaaaaaaaaaaaaagcccagaaacacacaaactctgTCCAAATGACAACAGAGGAAATACAATTACAGGAAACACATTCACCACCAACCCTGCCCTGAGCCCACAGTGGCTTGTGCTGCATGCAAACTGGGATGGGAGGACGAGCCTGTTGTGTGCTGTTGTCATGTCAACAATTACAGCAGACCCTTGGAATCTTCAGTATCTTTGTCTTGCCATTTTCCTCACATAGAAGCCATCATGTCCGTATCTGGGGAGCTCCGTGGTCACTGAAGTGGGAAACACCAGCACCTCCAGTTGATCTTTAGAGCAGAGGTGAAAGTCGTGTGTGAGGCAGCAGGCCTGGTAAGAGTTTGGCTGTGAGCTGGCTGGCAATGTTTCTGGTTTGTGGTTAGTGATCAGGGCTGGCCCCAGACATGCGCTGGCAGACCTGGGGCTGTAATGCAACCACCCAGCGCTTTCTGGCTCTCAGTCAGACTCCTGCTCTCCGTATGTCTGATCTTGAAGTACCGTACATAACATGCCTGTAAGCTGCCGTAGAGCACTGAGGGTTCATGTTTGATGGCTTAATATCTGTTTAATGGAGTAATAGCCATTTGCAAATTACTTTCTTTTatgaacaaatacacaaataatccacatcatttaaaatgtgataagAAAAACACCTTTACACAGTACTTCAAGTACAAACCTCTACCTGGCATGGTGGTTTTTGTTTAGAAAAGAGGAAGAACTGGAGGAGGTCTAAACCTACTTCACTCCCTACCTGGGCACCAGTAGTAAACAGCAAAGTTTGTCTGACCTATTACCTGTTAATCTGAAACAACACATAAGAGATAATCTTACTTTCACTTAACAAAGGGCTAATTTGTTCGCTGCAAGCAAAAAAAACGTGATAACAGGCGACAAATACTTTGAGCACAATTCATCCGTCCTTTCTAGAGGCGCCCTTTCTGTGGGTGTTTCATTTTTTACAGTCAACAGTCACTTTCTGATCAATCACTCCATCTCCTTGTGCAGACACCACACCAGTGTCTGCCCACGCCCGTCATGCTCAGCACGCGGAAGCCAATCTTCTCCAGCTTGTCAACACCAGGCGAGGTGGGTCGTCCACATGGTACTCAGAACTGAAAGGAGCATAAACACAAAGTAAATCTGCTTTCCACAGATGTGAGATTTCTCTGACTTTCGGTAAACTCAGCTTGGAAAGTAGAATGCTGTTAATTGTTCTAGTGCTTTTTCACTTCCTTCCACACCTTGGTTTATTTCCCAGCAGCATTTGAGTCAGATTGCCAATGACAACACTTCCCTGATCTGTATTACATCACCTTGAATGGTTTATTCTGAAtgtgcacagcagcagcctttCCCCAACCACACTCAAGTTTACCTCCACGTGACCTGATCTCAGGTCTGTTGTCAATATGTACATGTAAACTGCCAGAATGAAAGAGACACCAGTTTTAAGTGCCTAAATATGGTGTGagcacatttacagcacatatGGAAACagattctgcatgtgtgtggtgCTCCGCACTGGAACAGTGCCGTTACAATCTTCCTGTTTGTGAGAAGGTTTCACAGAAACCCTTAAAATCACAAGTATTGATGTTTGTCATGTCATCCACTATAATAACTGACCCTTCCCATTTCCTGTACTCACAAATTATTTCCCAGCATGGTTGTTTTCCTTGCTCCAAGGTAATTCATGATGGCTGGATCTGAAAATTCATCGCCCACATTTGTTGGACCATTCTCCTGAAAGACAGTAATTAAACACATGACTTGAACAGTGTTTGCTTTACATTACGTAGGAAATTGTTGCTTTTTGTTAAAACAACAGGGGCTGCGTGTCAGCTCTGGCAGCTTATCTCTGGCTgcacctgcagcagctctctggcaGGTGCGGATCATAATCTCTAGTATCTTGGACAGACTAAAAATAGATGATCCAATACTCAGAGGCTATAGAATTAGGTTGGTGTGTGTTGGAGTCGTGCAGACAACAGAATGAACATGCGCAACAAGAGGCCGACAACTGggcaacatgtgtttttaatttaggGCAccatggcaaaaaaaataaaaaaacacaaccgtACACACACGCTGCTTGTTCCCTTTGTAGCCttgactgtttgttttttttccagcatgcAGAATATTACAGGCCACTGCAAAACTACAATATGCAGCCATGATTGATTAGGCGTGTGCGCAATGTTGCGCGGACAGATAAATAAATCCCAGAATCTAAAAAACTAAAACGCGCCTTCCCTGAAAGCACGACACGAGTCATTTACCGACACAGGATACACACCAGTCGGATCTGCGTACTGACGAGGACGTAAGGCATCGCAGCTCCCTGGCTCTGCTCCTTTGGTCCACTGGGAATGACCGAGGATGCTTCTTCACGGTCGCGACAGTGCCCTCTCTCCAACTTGCGCTCCTTGCTGACAGCTTTTTGCGGAATGCGGAAACACCCACCTCCGCGGACCAATCACAGCTCTTCTCTGAGCATCTGTCAACAGCGCTGCCTGCTCCGGCACAGACTCTTGCACAACTGCCATCAGTAGTTTGTTGACATAAGAAATGTTGGCAAAAATGCAAAGGACATGTTCACTGACAGAGTTCACCATGCAGTTAAAATGAACGGgcgcattttattttatgttatatatttatttatattttacctTTTATTTACTTCCTTTAATCAAAAGTCAGAAACATCCCATCATTCTTTGAGCGGCCTCGGTGTATTGTCTGTCATTTCACATGACACAGGTTTATttaatcacacagacacaacatcaaTGCAtcatgcattttctttttgatCCCATACCAAACAACTTTGTGCACCGAATTGCACATTTTCTGAGCATCCTGCCTGCAAAGATTCACTTTACGCTCCTTATAAAATATACCTGTGCATGTGTTACTGTCTGGATCTGTGTTCTTCACAGAGTTGTATTCATTTCCTCCTTGgcaaagtaataataataattttggaTCAGTCTTATGACTGGGAAATGAAAGACACAATCCAAAGGAGAGCAACAATGGCAGGGATTCTGATAATATCAGTGAATATGAATATAATGTCCTGCTGATGTCAAAGGAGCCTGATGCACATTTCATTCAGGCTTTGCATGTCACGCTTAGATGGAAGGGTGATTTAAAGCCTGATCACTGCTTATTATTGTGATGGCAGGCATGCATGAGAAAGGAGAGACAAGATCCTATAACTAAAGTGGTTTAccaaaaaataatttgtttatGATTGTATCTTTACTGCTCTTTAATTTGATTCAGCTCTGgctttgtgtgttgtgagcCT from Parambassis ranga chromosome 22, fParRan2.1, whole genome shotgun sequence encodes:
- the gchfr gene encoding LOW QUALITY PROTEIN: GTP cyclohydrolase 1 feedback regulatory protein (The sequence of the model RefSeq protein was modified relative to this genomic sequence to represent the inferred CDS: inserted 2 bases in 2 codons) → MPYVLVSTQIRLENGPTNVGDEFSDPAIMNYLGARKTTMLGNNFSEYHVDDPPRLVXDKLEKIGFRVLSMTGXGQTLVWCLHKEME